From Haloplanus vescus, the proteins below share one genomic window:
- the ygfZ gene encoding CAF17-like 4Fe-4S cluster assembly/insertion protein YgfZ, with the protein MQGRHTDYGAEFETHGDRTVVSHYGRPERTHLAVRNGVGAIEMDYGVVVVEGSDAVDFVDNAVSNAVPDDDGAGCYALLLDPQGGIETDLYVYNAGERLLCFTPPTRAAPLADDWGDKVFIQDVSIRDASEEFAVFGVHGPTATETVATLLAGAEVPEPPLTFVRGAIGDAGVTVVSTDDPTGETGYEVICRADDADDVWESLLTRGTPTTPVGYRTWNTLTLEAGTPLFETELDGRIPNVAGVRNALDFDKGCYVGQEVVSRVENRGRPSERLVGLELDGLPESGAAVLDGDDAIGEVTRAVQSPSLDRPIALAYVESGALEETSTVAVRVDGDDADATVTALPFVEGSGESARRPRYDSE; encoded by the coding sequence ATGCAGGGGCGTCACACCGACTACGGTGCCGAATTCGAGACGCACGGCGACCGGACGGTCGTTTCTCACTACGGCCGCCCCGAACGGACCCACCTCGCGGTCCGCAACGGTGTCGGCGCCATCGAGATGGACTACGGCGTCGTCGTCGTCGAGGGCTCTGACGCCGTCGACTTCGTCGACAACGCCGTTTCCAACGCCGTCCCCGACGACGACGGCGCGGGCTGTTACGCCCTCCTCCTCGACCCGCAGGGCGGCATCGAGACGGACCTCTACGTCTACAACGCGGGCGAACGCCTCCTCTGTTTCACGCCGCCCACCCGCGCCGCCCCACTCGCGGACGACTGGGGCGACAAAGTGTTCATCCAGGACGTGTCGATTCGCGACGCCTCCGAAGAGTTCGCCGTCTTCGGCGTTCACGGCCCCACCGCGACGGAGACGGTCGCGACGCTCCTCGCCGGCGCCGAAGTGCCGGAACCGCCGCTGACCTTCGTCCGAGGCGCCATCGGCGACGCCGGCGTCACCGTCGTCTCGACGGACGACCCGACCGGCGAGACGGGGTACGAGGTCATCTGTCGCGCCGACGACGCCGACGACGTGTGGGAGTCGTTGCTCACGAGGGGCACCCCGACCACGCCCGTCGGCTACCGGACGTGGAACACGCTGACGCTCGAAGCCGGCACGCCGCTGTTCGAGACGGAACTCGACGGCCGGATTCCGAACGTCGCGGGCGTTCGCAACGCTCTCGATTTCGACAAGGGCTGTTACGTCGGCCAAGAGGTCGTCTCCCGCGTCGAGAACCGTGGGCGTCCCAGCGAGCGTCTCGTCGGCCTCGAACTCGACGGCCTCCCCGAATCGGGGGCGGCGGTGCTTGACGGCGACGACGCTATCGGCGAGGTGACCCGTGCCGTCCAGAGTCCATCGCTCGACCGACCCATCGCGCTCGCGTACGTCGAGAGCGGGGCGCTGGAGGAGACATCGACCGTCGCGGTCCGCGTTGACGGCGACGACGCCGACGCCACGGTCACGGCCCTCCCCTTCGTTGAGGGGAGCGGCGAGTCAGCGCGCCGTCCGCGCTACGACTCCGAGTGA
- a CDS encoding geranylgeranyl reductase family protein, with protein MYDFVVVGVGPAGARLARRAADAGYDVLALEKGTVGTPLACSGHVSTDIWEYVPESAKSDLLQNRVYGANFRLGGPDSDAYPFYKSREVSNVIDRVALDRTLADAARDAGADVREGHTVTDVTERADGVTVTARTDGETVQFEGRLVAGCDGPVSRVRQAVGLPDPDERLHGVLAFDETPDDGDFVDVHLTVPRFFAWRIPRGDAGVEYGLAVPPGTDVTERFDQFTEAYGTETTHRCSGAIPIGPPDSVTGDRTFLVGDAAAQTKPFTGGGILYGMTAADHAVETVDPDDPSTLAAYERAWRDDLGREIRLGHLIRRAYSLPEPVQRLGLRTLSGEIGVHMDRPSSLFSASHLRALVGSGEEERPHSES; from the coding sequence ATGTACGATTTCGTCGTGGTCGGCGTCGGCCCGGCGGGCGCTCGTCTCGCACGCCGCGCCGCCGACGCTGGGTACGACGTGCTCGCGCTTGAGAAGGGCACGGTCGGCACCCCGCTGGCCTGCTCGGGCCACGTCAGCACCGACATCTGGGAGTACGTCCCCGAGAGCGCGAAGAGCGACCTCCTCCAGAACCGCGTGTACGGCGCGAACTTCCGGCTCGGCGGGCCAGACTCCGACGCGTACCCCTTCTACAAGTCACGCGAGGTGTCGAACGTCATCGACCGCGTCGCGCTCGACCGGACGCTCGCTGACGCGGCCCGGGACGCCGGCGCCGACGTGCGCGAGGGTCACACCGTCACCGACGTGACGGAACGCGCGGACGGCGTGACGGTGACCGCCCGGACCGACGGCGAGACGGTCCAGTTCGAGGGGCGCCTCGTCGCCGGGTGTGACGGCCCCGTCTCGCGAGTTCGGCAGGCAGTCGGCCTGCCCGACCCCGACGAACGACTCCACGGCGTCCTCGCGTTCGACGAGACGCCAGACGACGGCGACTTCGTTGACGTCCACCTGACGGTGCCGCGCTTTTTCGCGTGGCGCATCCCCCGCGGCGACGCGGGCGTGGAGTACGGCCTCGCGGTGCCGCCGGGGACCGACGTGACCGAGCGCTTCGACCAGTTCACCGAGGCCTACGGCACCGAGACGACCCACCGCTGTTCGGGCGCCATCCCCATCGGCCCGCCGGACAGCGTCACCGGCGACCGGACCTTCCTCGTCGGCGACGCCGCCGCCCAGACCAAGCCCTTCACCGGGGGCGGGATTCTCTACGGCATGACCGCCGCCGACCACGCCGTCGAGACGGTCGACCCGGACGACCCGTCGACGCTTGCGGCGTACGAACGGGCGTGGCGCGACGACCTCGGGCGAGAGATTCGACTCGGCCACCTGATTCGCCGGGCGTACTCGCTGCCCGAACCAGTCCAGCGACTCGGTCTCCGAACGCTCAGCGGCGAAATCGGCGTCCACATGGACCGACCGTCCTCGCTGTTCTCGGCGTCACACCTGCGGGCGCTTGTGGGAAGCGGAGAAGAAGAGCGCCCTCACTCGGAGTCGTAG
- a CDS encoding PrsW family intramembrane metalloprotease, which produces MSRRRDPVEERADDTRDLYDIATWERRGALDTVAAGIYHALVASTRLVVVAVALLILVGIGGLSAITDPQIGTLTLLSALPALALALYVRRTDVTTAEPLSLLVATFLLGVLTANFAAVLNSFSQQFFTGLGLVGNVLFFFLIVGPIEETVKLLAVRLYAYGTDSFEAVVDGAVYGAVAGLGFATIENALYITQSIDMPTAGALGLIGAGGGITAVRALAGPGHVIYSAFAGYYLGLAKFNPENRGPIIIKGLLIATFIHAVYNTTVGIGTGLIGFATGLPQLPSYLVFVLVYDGFFGLILFGKIRRYSRAYRSVHDSEDIEESSLEVEADEFDP; this is translated from the coding sequence ATGTCGCGCAGACGGGACCCCGTCGAGGAACGCGCTGACGACACTCGCGACCTCTACGACATCGCTACGTGGGAACGCCGCGGCGCGCTCGACACCGTTGCCGCGGGCATCTACCACGCGCTGGTCGCGTCGACGCGCCTCGTGGTCGTCGCCGTCGCGCTCCTCATCCTCGTCGGCATCGGCGGCCTGAGCGCCATCACCGACCCGCAGATCGGGACGCTGACGCTGCTCTCCGCGCTTCCGGCGCTCGCGCTGGCGCTCTACGTCCGCCGAACCGATGTCACGACCGCCGAACCCCTCTCGCTGCTCGTCGCCACCTTCCTCCTCGGCGTCCTGACCGCCAACTTCGCCGCGGTGCTCAACTCCTTCAGCCAGCAGTTTTTCACCGGTCTCGGGCTCGTCGGCAACGTCCTCTTTTTCTTCCTCATCGTCGGTCCCATCGAGGAGACGGTGAAGCTCCTCGCGGTCCGTCTGTACGCCTACGGCACCGACAGTTTCGAAGCGGTCGTCGACGGTGCGGTGTACGGCGCCGTCGCCGGCCTCGGCTTCGCCACCATCGAGAACGCCCTCTACATCACCCAGAGTATCGATATGCCCACGGCAGGTGCGCTCGGACTCATCGGCGCCGGCGGCGGCATCACGGCCGTCCGCGCGCTCGCCGGTCCGGGCCACGTCATCTACTCCGCCTTCGCCGGCTACTACCTCGGCCTCGCGAAGTTCAACCCGGAAAACCGCGGACCGATAATCATCAAGGGGCTGCTCATCGCGACGTTCATCCACGCCGTCTACAACACCACCGTCGGCATCGGGACCGGCCTGATTGGCTTCGCGACCGGGCTTCCCCAACTCCCCTCCTATCTGGTCTTCGTCCTCGTCTACGACGGCTTCTTCGGGCTCATCCTCTTCGGAAAGATTCGGCGGTACAGCCGCGCTTACCGTTCGGTCCACGATAGCGAGGACATCGAGGAGTCGTCGTTGGAGGTCGAGGCCGACGAGTTCGACCCCTGA
- a CDS encoding riboflavin synthase yields MFTGIVETTSEVLGVDESDEGRRLRLRHDFDTVEHGQSISVSGVCLTVEDFGDDWFEVFLASETVAKTYLGDVGVGDAVNLERAMPADGRFDGHIVQGHVDGVATVESVERVGDDWAFTFSLPPELDRYVVSKGSIALDGISLTIAERTDGEITVAIIPTTYDETTLSAKEPGDPVHVEVDVVAKYVERLAE; encoded by the coding sequence ATGTTCACGGGTATCGTCGAGACGACGAGCGAGGTGCTCGGAGTCGACGAGAGCGACGAGGGGCGGCGCCTCCGCCTGCGTCACGACTTCGATACGGTCGAACACGGGCAGTCCATCAGCGTCAGCGGCGTCTGTCTCACCGTCGAAGACTTCGGCGACGACTGGTTCGAAGTCTTCCTCGCGAGCGAGACGGTGGCGAAGACGTATCTCGGCGATGTCGGCGTCGGCGACGCCGTCAACCTCGAACGCGCCATGCCCGCCGACGGGCGCTTCGACGGCCACATCGTGCAGGGCCACGTCGACGGCGTCGCGACCGTGGAGTCCGTCGAGCGCGTCGGCGACGACTGGGCCTTCACCTTCTCGCTGCCGCCCGAGTTGGACCGCTACGTCGTCTCGAAGGGGTCGATAGCACTCGACGGCATCAGCCTCACCATCGCGGAGCGGACCGACGGCGAAATCACGGTCGCCATCATCCCGACGACGTACGACGAAACGACGCTCTCGGCCAAGGAGCCGGGTGATCCCGTCCACGTCGAGGTGGACGTGGTGGCGAAGTACGTCGAGCGCCTGGCCGAGTAA
- a CDS encoding DUF502 domain-containing protein: MSLSGRLRASFVTGLLLVTPLAVTLLVLQFVFVRTTRLLNPVVRATRLTSYTGNVEIVAQLLAAVLLALGITALGYLASWRLGKRLFGGVERAIRLVPLVRTVYFGVRQVSESLAQRTAGYDAVALVEFPREGVYAIGFVTNEAPRSTRRATNEDLYTVFLPNSPNPTAGTLTLVPDDDIYEVDMSVRRGLRLLVTTGLSVDDVDDLPEVVA; encoded by the coding sequence ATGAGTCTCAGCGGCCGGCTTCGGGCGAGCTTCGTCACCGGACTCCTCCTGGTGACACCGCTCGCCGTGACCCTGTTGGTCCTGCAGTTCGTGTTCGTCCGCACGACGCGACTGTTGAATCCGGTCGTGCGCGCGACGCGACTGACCTCCTACACCGGTAACGTCGAAATCGTCGCGCAGTTGCTCGCGGCCGTCCTCCTCGCTCTCGGCATCACCGCGCTGGGCTATCTCGCCTCGTGGCGTCTGGGCAAGCGCCTCTTCGGTGGCGTTGAGCGAGCCATCCGACTCGTCCCCCTCGTGCGCACCGTCTACTTCGGCGTCCGACAGGTAAGCGAATCGCTCGCCCAGCGCACCGCCGGCTACGACGCCGTCGCGCTCGTCGAATTCCCGCGCGAGGGCGTCTACGCCATCGGCTTCGTCACCAACGAGGCGCCGCGAAGCACGCGCCGCGCGACGAACGAGGACCTCTACACCGTCTTCCTCCCCAACAGCCCCAACCCCACCGCTGGGACGCTCACACTCGTCCCCGACGACGATATCTACGAGGTGGATATGTCCGTCCGCCGCGGGCTACGCCTCCTCGTCACCACCGGCCTCAGCGTCGACGACGTGGACGACCTCCCCGAAGTCGTGGCCTGA
- a CDS encoding DUF7533 family protein: MRLGILETVGLAASLVFAIPVGVFGIETLLAGQQALGAGLVVVAVLMVVLPRRLTTPTDLPGAVAERVIGTAVKDPESDDES; the protein is encoded by the coding sequence ATGCGACTCGGCATCTTGGAGACGGTGGGGCTCGCGGCGTCGCTCGTCTTCGCCATCCCCGTCGGCGTGTTCGGCATCGAGACGCTGCTCGCCGGCCAGCAGGCACTCGGCGCCGGCCTCGTTGTCGTCGCGGTGTTGATGGTCGTCCTCCCCCGCCGACTCACGACGCCGACTGACCTGCCCGGCGCCGTGGCCGAACGAGTCATCGGAACTGCGGTCAAAGACCCCGAGTCGGACGACGAGTCCTAG
- a CDS encoding M24 family metallopeptidase translates to MTTQATAAAEAGIVAVATRLASADVSSLSPATLERLADEAIERAGADPDGATTVEPGTLRPAEPIVVAVAPRADGRRAPLARTFVVDGRGGWERRAAVAVEMAHDAVGRVAEPGVTVQRITDEAIAELGAYGLAPGEGPVVRPLDGSDSEEFEVGDRFVLDPAATDPDPDTERCVRVSGRYVVTDDGCRREESVSTSLSPSAY, encoded by the coding sequence GTGACGACGCAGGCGACGGCGGCCGCCGAAGCCGGCATCGTCGCCGTCGCGACGCGTCTCGCGAGTGCCGACGTGTCCTCACTCTCGCCAGCGACGCTCGAACGCCTCGCCGACGAGGCCATCGAGCGAGCGGGGGCCGACCCCGACGGCGCGACGACGGTCGAACCGGGGACGCTCCGCCCCGCGGAGCCAATCGTCGTCGCCGTCGCGCCCCGCGCCGACGGGCGTCGCGCACCGCTCGCGCGGACGTTCGTCGTCGACGGGCGCGGCGGGTGGGAGCGCCGGGCGGCCGTCGCCGTCGAGATGGCACACGACGCCGTCGGGCGCGTGGCCGAACCCGGCGTCACCGTCCAGCGCATCACGGATGAGGCCATCGCCGAACTCGGGGCGTACGGACTGGCTCCCGGCGAGGGGCCGGTGGTTCGACCGCTCGACGGTTCAGACAGCGAGGAATTCGAGGTCGGCGACCGCTTCGTCCTCGACCCGGCGGCGACAGACCCCGACCCCGACACCGAGCGTTGCGTGCGCGTCAGCGGACGGTACGTCGTCACCGACGACGGCTGTCGGCGCGAGGAGTCGGTGTCCACGTCGCTGTCGCCGTCGGCGTACTAG
- a CDS encoding UvrD-helicase domain-containing protein, with the protein MSDDATVTRLFGGPGSGKTTALLDRVDELLEDDDVSIRDVLVVSYTRAAAAEVRERLAERLDVSPRALQGNVCTMHAKAYELLDLSRGDVVGENDKEEFCEEYGVEYEDEHGGAGRRTARSTTLGNKIIATSQWLQRTQRDVADWYDVPFQWDEEAVRLPPDVDPNAQEGNKYTPTWPTDDDRIDVPEVIRAWRSYKGEHGLVGFADMLERVAQRSLVPHVDYLVIDEFQDITTLQYEVYEEWKPHTEGVLIAGDDDQVVYAWQGADPNILLDATVHEDEVLPNSYRLPSRILNVVNREIQHIDKRQEKDLNPRKEGGVVEGIQSPSMFEVVRNVQHTVDSTDETLMILFRARYQMFQFIDEFLPKGIPFSMMTDQRMWTDRLTQYVRAIEKLEAGDHVTGLEARRLADMLQESAFGTNERDDFYDTLDELEENAATDDIAEISVAPSVIDDHIPFLPDTASAGDMLRKVTSFQRNAVEAYFENDYRGMDPSRVRVGTIHSAKGREADHVFVCTDLTEKVVEQMAASVDDPTDIDGVEEFTAHTSPVPVLTDNERRVFYVGMSRARERLVLLENLISGAPTLPISVVLHNELRDVDVDEMLEAAQSSPVPEPEA; encoded by the coding sequence ATGAGCGACGACGCCACGGTCACCCGTCTCTTCGGTGGCCCCGGGAGCGGGAAGACCACCGCCCTCCTCGACCGCGTAGACGAGTTGCTTGAAGACGACGACGTGAGCATCCGCGACGTGCTCGTCGTCTCGTACACTCGTGCCGCGGCCGCCGAGGTTCGCGAACGCCTCGCCGAACGCCTCGACGTGTCTCCCCGAGCGCTGCAGGGGAACGTCTGTACGATGCACGCGAAGGCGTACGAACTGCTCGACCTCTCGCGAGGCGACGTGGTCGGCGAGAACGACAAGGAGGAGTTCTGCGAGGAGTACGGCGTCGAGTACGAGGACGAACACGGCGGCGCCGGCCGACGCACCGCCCGGTCGACGACGCTCGGCAACAAGATAATCGCGACCAGTCAGTGGCTCCAGCGCACTCAGCGCGACGTGGCCGACTGGTACGACGTGCCCTTCCAGTGGGACGAGGAGGCGGTTCGCCTCCCGCCGGACGTCGACCCGAACGCCCAGGAGGGGAACAAGTACACCCCGACGTGGCCGACGGACGACGACCGAATCGACGTGCCCGAAGTGATTCGCGCGTGGCGCTCGTACAAGGGCGAACACGGACTCGTCGGCTTCGCCGATATGCTCGAACGCGTCGCCCAGCGGTCCCTGGTGCCCCACGTCGACTACCTCGTCATCGACGAGTTCCAGGACATCACCACCCTCCAGTACGAGGTGTACGAGGAGTGGAAACCCCACACGGAGGGCGTCCTCATCGCCGGCGACGACGACCAAGTCGTGTACGCCTGGCAGGGCGCCGACCCCAACATCCTCCTCGACGCGACGGTCCACGAGGACGAGGTGTTGCCCAACTCCTATCGCCTGCCCTCGCGCATCCTCAACGTCGTCAACCGCGAGATTCAGCACATCGACAAGCGCCAAGAGAAGGACCTGAACCCGCGCAAGGAGGGCGGCGTCGTCGAGGGGATTCAGAGCCCCTCGATGTTCGAGGTGGTTCGGAACGTCCAGCACACCGTCGACTCCACCGACGAGACGCTGATGATCCTCTTCCGGGCGCGCTACCAGATGTTCCAGTTCATCGACGAGTTCCTCCCGAAGGGCATCCCGTTCTCGATGATGACCGACCAGCGGATGTGGACCGACCGCCTCACGCAGTACGTCCGCGCCATCGAGAAACTGGAGGCCGGCGACCACGTGACCGGTCTGGAGGCGCGTCGCCTCGCCGACATGCTCCAGGAGTCGGCGTTCGGCACGAACGAACGCGACGACTTCTACGACACTCTCGACGAGCTGGAGGAGAACGCGGCGACCGACGACATCGCCGAGATTTCGGTGGCGCCGTCGGTCATCGACGACCACATCCCCTTCCTGCCGGACACCGCGTCCGCCGGCGATATGCTGCGGAAGGTGACGAGCTTCCAGCGAAACGCGGTCGAAGCCTACTTCGAAAACGACTACCGCGGGATGGACCCGAGTCGCGTCCGCGTCGGCACCATCCACTCCGCGAAGGGTCGCGAAGCCGACCACGTCTTCGTCTGCACCGACCTCACGGAGAAGGTGGTCGAGCAGATGGCCGCGAGCGTCGACGACCCCACCGACATCGACGGCGTCGAGGAGTTCACCGCTCACACGAGCCCGGTGCCCGTCCTCACCGACAACGAACGCCGCGTGTTCTACGTCGGTATGAGTCGTGCACGTGAACGCCTGGTACTGCTCGAAAACCTCATCAGCGGGGCGCCGACGCTGCCTATCAGCGTCGTCCTCCACAACGAACTCCGGGACGTCGACGTCGACGAGATGCTCGAAGCGGCACAGTCGTCGCCAGTCCCCGAACCCGAAGCGTGA
- a CDS encoding HVO_0416 family zinc finger protein, protein MAAGPSEHDDELFDQFLADNGHETTAVRWERSYNKLQCPDCGALHDETAADCSVCGWDPAS, encoded by the coding sequence ATGGCAGCCGGACCCAGCGAACACGACGACGAACTGTTCGACCAGTTCCTCGCGGACAACGGCCACGAGACCACAGCGGTACGCTGGGAGCGGTCGTATAACAAGTTGCAGTGCCCGGACTGTGGGGCGCTGCACGACGAAACCGCGGCCGACTGTTCGGTCTGCGGTTGGGACCCCGCGTCGTAG
- a CDS encoding carboxypeptidase M32, with protein sequence MSDATDAYDDLLDHVGRLTNVSKAREVLSWDQQVMMPEGGTPARSQQLSTLSAVHHDLLTDDELGRLLDDLSESSLEDDRAAVVREVRREQERAVCVPTDLVERISAASSEALTAWREAKSADDFETFAPHLEELVDLKRRYAEHVDPDRDPYEVLFEEYEPCLPLSHAEDVLTTLRDAVVPLVDDIRASDADLATDAFTAHGPFDTESQEALMRTALDRLGYPWERGRLDIAPHPFSTGTQFDARVTTRYDEADPIGALLSTVHEFGHATYTLGLPDDAYGTPLGEARDLSIHESQSRLWENHVGRSTAFWEGFLPAVVDAFPGVDDVSPREAYEAVNAVDPTNLIRVEADELTYHLHIVLRFEIERDLIRGDLDVSEVPAVWNDKMESYLGVRPETDAEGCLQDIHWSHGNFGYFPTYSLGSVVAAQLFDAAADDIKGLDDQIRAGEFDSLHEWLTENIHRHGKRYETNELVRRATGEGVSADAFVDYATAKYGDLYEL encoded by the coding sequence ATGAGCGACGCCACGGACGCGTACGACGACTTGCTCGACCACGTCGGTCGACTCACGAACGTCTCGAAGGCCCGCGAAGTGCTCTCGTGGGACCAGCAGGTGATGATGCCGGAGGGCGGGACGCCCGCCCGCTCGCAGCAACTCTCGACGCTCTCGGCGGTTCATCACGACCTGCTCACCGACGACGAGCTCGGGCGACTCCTCGACGACCTCTCGGAGTCGAGCCTCGAGGACGACCGAGCGGCGGTCGTTCGCGAGGTGCGCCGGGAGCAAGAGCGCGCAGTATGTGTCCCGACCGACCTGGTCGAGCGCATCTCGGCGGCCTCCTCCGAGGCGCTGACGGCGTGGCGCGAGGCGAAGTCGGCGGACGACTTCGAGACGTTCGCCCCACACCTGGAGGAGCTGGTCGACCTGAAGCGGCGGTACGCCGAACACGTCGACCCCGACCGCGACCCCTACGAGGTGCTGTTCGAGGAGTACGAACCCTGCCTCCCGCTCTCGCACGCCGAAGACGTGTTGACGACGTTGCGGGACGCGGTGGTGCCGCTGGTCGACGATATCCGGGCTTCGGACGCCGACCTCGCGACCGACGCGTTCACCGCGCACGGCCCGTTCGACACCGAGAGCCAAGAGGCGCTGATGCGGACGGCGCTGGACCGACTCGGCTACCCGTGGGAACGGGGACGCCTCGACATCGCACCGCACCCGTTCTCGACGGGGACGCAGTTCGACGCGCGGGTGACGACTCGCTACGATGAGGCCGACCCCATCGGCGCCCTGCTGTCGACGGTCCACGAGTTCGGCCACGCCACGTACACCCTCGGCCTGCCCGACGACGCGTACGGGACGCCGCTGGGCGAGGCGCGCGACCTGTCCATCCACGAGTCGCAGTCCCGACTCTGGGAGAATCACGTCGGCCGGTCGACGGCGTTCTGGGAGGGATTCCTGCCCGCGGTGGTCGATGCCTTCCCCGGCGTCGACGACGTGAGTCCCCGCGAAGCGTACGAGGCGGTCAACGCCGTGGACCCGACGAACCTGATTCGAGTCGAGGCGGACGAACTTACCTACCACCTTCACATCGTCCTCCGGTTCGAAATCGAACGCGACCTGATTCGGGGTGACCTCGACGTGTCGGAGGTGCCTGCCGTCTGGAACGACAAGATGGAGTCCTATCTGGGCGTGCGCCCCGAGACGGACGCCGAGGGCTGCCTGCAGGACATCCACTGGTCACACGGCAACTTCGGGTACTTCCCCACCTACTCGCTGGGTAGCGTCGTCGCGGCGCAACTGTTCGACGCCGCCGCGGACGATATCAAGGGACTGGACGACCAGATTCGCGCGGGCGAGTTCGACTCGCTCCACGAGTGGTTGACCGAGAACATCCACCGCCACGGCAAGCGCTACGAGACGAACGAACTCGTCCGGCGCGCAACGGGCGAGGGCGTCTCCGCCGACGCCTTCGTCGACTACGCGACGGCGAAGTACGGCGACCTGTACGAACTGTGA
- a CDS encoding divalent metal cation transporter — MDTNDAGLGSRLAAYLSGMGPSWVAGAVAAGPATIASLVTAGALFGYQLLWVVVLSAGAGALTQYLAMRLGLLTERGIVAVVEDHLGEWWAWLLVADAVIAAGVAQLVIMKTVATVSSTVTGVDARIWGVVWALVLAVGLAGRGYRFLEVAAKTIVALVIVAFVASLFVVPIDPGAAVAGLVPSVPSGGALVAAGILGGAVHITLITMHSYTMRSRGWTRDDYSLAAFDVGASMLVAFGVYSLAIFLVTASVLTSADLSTVGAAQALGPLVGPSAKWLFLLGLWGAAVSTLGGNTIVPPFLLADKLGWGTTIDDSRYRGLLVAAALLSAPGAFIGGAVLGQLVLVLALGTVGTPFAIAIVLYLLNSDAVPDRNSTLANVGGVALLLVTGTLAANFVRSQVAGGIGPLSGVVLAFAAALALAMLVLLAKFVREEVVAA, encoded by the coding sequence ATGGATACGAACGACGCGGGCCTCGGAAGCCGACTCGCGGCCTATCTCTCCGGGATGGGGCCGTCGTGGGTCGCCGGCGCCGTCGCCGCCGGGCCGGCCACCATCGCCAGTCTCGTCACCGCCGGCGCGCTCTTTGGCTACCAACTGCTCTGGGTCGTCGTCCTCTCGGCCGGCGCGGGGGCGCTCACCCAGTATCTCGCGATGCGTCTCGGCCTCCTGACCGAACGCGGCATCGTCGCCGTCGTCGAGGACCACCTCGGCGAGTGGTGGGCGTGGCTACTCGTCGCCGACGCCGTCATCGCCGCCGGCGTCGCGCAGTTGGTCATCATGAAGACAGTCGCCACCGTCTCGTCGACGGTGACGGGCGTCGACGCGCGAATCTGGGGTGTCGTCTGGGCGCTCGTCCTCGCCGTCGGCCTCGCCGGACGCGGCTACCGCTTCCTCGAAGTCGCGGCGAAGACCATCGTCGCCCTCGTCATCGTCGCCTTCGTCGCCAGCCTGTTCGTCGTGCCCATCGATCCCGGTGCCGCCGTCGCCGGCCTCGTCCCCTCCGTCCCCTCGGGCGGTGCGCTCGTCGCCGCGGGCATCCTCGGTGGCGCCGTCCACATCACGCTCATCACCATGCACTCCTACACGATGCGCTCGCGTGGCTGGACTCGCGACGACTACAGCCTCGCCGCCTTCGACGTGGGCGCCTCGATGCTCGTCGCCTTCGGCGTCTACTCGCTCGCCATCTTCCTCGTGACCGCGAGCGTCCTCACCTCCGCCGACCTCTCCACCGTCGGCGCGGCGCAAGCGCTCGGTCCGTTGGTCGGCCCCAGCGCGAAGTGGCTGTTCCTCCTCGGTCTCTGGGGTGCCGCCGTCTCGACGCTCGGCGGTAACACCATTGTCCCGCCCTTCCTGCTGGCCGACAAGCTCGGCTGGGGGACGACCATCGACGACTCGCGCTACCGCGGGCTGCTCGTCGCGGCGGCGCTCCTCTCGGCGCCCGGCGCATTCATCGGCGGCGCCGTCCTCGGCCAGCTCGTCCTCGTCCTCGCACTCGGCACCGTCGGGACGCCCTTCGCCATCGCCATCGTCCTCTACCTGCTGAACTCGGACGCCGTCCCCGACCGCAACTCGACGCTCGCGAACGTCGGCGGCGTCGCACTCTTGCTCGTCACGGGCACCCTCGCCGCCAACTTCGTCCGCTCGCAGGTCGCCGGCGGCATCGGCCCTCTCTCGGGGGTCGTCCTCGCGTTCGCCGCCGCCCTCGCCCTCGCGATGCTCGTCTTGCTCGCCAAGTTCGTCCGCGAGGAAGTCGTCGCCGCGTGA